The Acidobacteriota bacterium genome has a window encoding:
- a CDS encoding Gfo/Idh/MocA family oxidoreductase, whose translation MSQASIHRRSFLTRSAGAGAGLALAGFPGIVSARNVNNRLNLGIVGPGGRGTGRLKRFFQMNRRFNARLVAVCDLWSYRRENAVELAKAEQGYAPKAYRHHEEILADAEVDALIIATPDHAHAQILKLAADAGKDAYCEKPMANVLEEANAALDAVRQSDTIVQIGTQRRANPKYRQASRMIAEGFIGDVVKADFHWSKYSPYRWARKEKDILMAKESDLDWNTWLMGRPHRPFDPRIFRCFRLFKDFSSGIIDQWMSHGIDLAHMLTGVTYPSTVVAHGGIYQWKDYRENPDTQEITLEYKKGDRKFLTVYSTNWINGYGSGTRVHGTLGSFKGEAISHRDDDWHFTGKGVKADGKVADKVPVEGDPGETDHMANWLDAVRSRDSKRLYCPVEAGYGHSIACIMATDSYWSGERMVFDPVKRTILAG comes from the coding sequence ATGAGCCAAGCATCCATTCACCGCCGTTCCTTTCTGACCCGTTCGGCCGGAGCCGGAGCGGGTCTGGCCCTGGCCGGCTTTCCCGGCATCGTCAGCGCCCGCAACGTCAACAATCGACTCAACCTGGGAATCGTGGGGCCGGGAGGGCGCGGCACCGGACGACTGAAGCGGTTCTTTCAGATGAACCGGCGGTTCAACGCCCGGCTCGTCGCCGTCTGCGACCTCTGGAGCTACCGCCGCGAAAACGCGGTGGAGTTGGCAAAGGCCGAGCAGGGCTACGCCCCCAAGGCCTACCGCCATCACGAAGAGATTCTGGCCGATGCCGAGGTGGACGCCCTGATCATCGCCACCCCCGACCACGCCCACGCTCAGATCCTGAAGTTGGCCGCCGACGCGGGCAAGGACGCCTACTGCGAAAAACCCATGGCCAACGTGCTGGAGGAGGCCAACGCGGCCCTGGACGCGGTGCGCCAATCCGACACCATCGTCCAGATCGGGACCCAGAGACGTGCCAATCCCAAGTATCGCCAGGCCAGCCGCATGATTGCCGAAGGGTTCATCGGCGACGTGGTCAAGGCCGATTTCCATTGGAGCAAATACAGTCCGTATCGTTGGGCCCGGAAGGAAAAGGACATCCTGATGGCCAAGGAGAGCGATCTGGACTGGAACACCTGGCTCATGGGACGCCCCCACCGGCCCTTCGACCCCCGGATCTTTCGCTGTTTCCGGCTCTTCAAGGACTTTTCCAGCGGCATCATCGACCAGTGGATGAGCCACGGCATCGACTTGGCGCACATGCTCACGGGTGTTACCTACCCCTCGACCGTCGTGGCCCATGGCGGGATCTACCAGTGGAAGGACTACCGGGAGAATCCGGACACTCAGGAGATCACCCTGGAGTACAAGAAGGGTGACCGGAAGTTCCTGACCGTCTACTCCACCAACTGGATCAACGGGTACGGCAGCGGCACCCGGGTCCACGGGACCCTGGGAAGTTTCAAGGGCGAGGCCATTTCCCACCGTGACGACGACTGGCATTTCACCGGCAAAGGGGTGAAGGCCGACGGCAAAGTGGCGGACAAGGTTCCGGTTGAAGGGGACCCCGGAGAGACCGACCACATGGCCAACTGGCTGGACGCCGTCCGCAGTCGAGATTCAAAGCGGCTGTATTGTCCCGTCGAGGCCGGCTACGGTCATTCCATCGCCTGCATCATGGCGACCGATTCCTACTGGAGCGGGGAACGAATGGTCTTCGACCCGGTAAAGCGAACCATCCTGGCCGGATAG
- a CDS encoding alpha/beta hydrolase domain-containing protein, which produces MARLFIVISSLLFSLSPLWARVVRVEIHERNPILDGEPYPLVGPYEIITGRVHFAVDPEVGPNRIITDIGKAPRNEQGEVEFSSDLALLKPVQVERGNGAIFYEVSNRGGKALVAHFNLARYSPTPKTREEFGDGFLMRQGFTLLWLGWQLDPPHRSGNIRVYPAVARDPDRPITGLVRCDFVVKTRADHHILSDRSHIPYPVSDPDAPENSMTVRDEVEGERQPVPRNRWRFARMEGGQAVPDPTHVVLEGGFEPGRIYEVVYRGQDPPLVGLGPTAVRDMISHLKYEGDPDLSIPRTALNRALGYGSSQSGRFLRTFLYQGFNADEQNRRVFDGLIPHVAGAGRGSFNHRFAQPSRDAQPFSNFFYPTDIFPFTGRAQTDPVTGKTDGLLIHFARPELCPKIFYTNSSYEYWGRASSLIHTTVDGTRDVEFMDQVRHYHFTGSQHGVGPFPPSRSRGQQLDNPLDFRWAMRALLLALDRWVADGATPPPSRYPRLDEATLVPFPEFEFPRLPGIRVPTRIHRAYRVDYGPRFRSEGIVSFQPPRVGAPFPILVPKVDADGNELAGIRLPEVAVPLATYAGWNLFGPGQGPPTEICSFRGSYIPFARSKEERLEAGDPRLSIGERYESRDEYLGRVTEVALELMDQGYLLSQDVPLVVKGAAARWDYLMR; this is translated from the coding sequence ATGGCACGCCTGTTCATCGTCATCTCTTCGCTACTTTTTTCGTTGAGCCCTCTGTGGGCGCGCGTCGTCCGGGTGGAGATCCACGAACGGAATCCGATCCTGGATGGCGAGCCCTATCCCCTGGTAGGTCCCTACGAAATAATCACGGGACGGGTGCACTTCGCCGTCGATCCCGAAGTGGGACCCAATCGGATCATCACCGACATCGGGAAGGCGCCCCGGAACGAGCAGGGCGAGGTTGAGTTCTCCTCCGATCTGGCGCTGCTGAAACCGGTCCAGGTGGAGCGAGGGAACGGCGCCATTTTCTACGAGGTCTCCAACCGGGGCGGGAAGGCCCTGGTGGCACACTTCAACCTGGCCCGGTACAGCCCGACACCCAAGACCCGCGAGGAGTTCGGAGACGGCTTCCTCATGCGGCAGGGCTTCACTCTGCTGTGGCTGGGATGGCAACTGGACCCGCCCCACCGGTCGGGGAACATTCGCGTCTACCCGGCCGTCGCCCGGGACCCGGACCGTCCCATCACCGGCCTGGTGCGATGCGACTTCGTGGTCAAGACCCGCGCCGACCACCACATTCTCTCGGACCGCAGCCACATTCCGTACCCCGTGTCCGATCCCGACGCCCCCGAGAACTCCATGACGGTCCGGGATGAAGTCGAGGGTGAGCGCCAGCCCGTTCCCAGGAACCGCTGGCGGTTCGCCCGAATGGAGGGGGGACAGGCGGTGCCCGACCCGACTCATGTCGTTCTGGAAGGGGGATTCGAGCCCGGCCGGATTTACGAAGTGGTCTACCGGGGCCAGGATCCTCCCCTGGTGGGACTGGGCCCGACGGCCGTGCGAGACATGATCTCCCACCTCAAGTACGAAGGCGATCCGGACCTGTCCATTCCACGGACCGCCCTGAACCGCGCCCTGGGGTACGGGAGTTCGCAGAGCGGGCGCTTCCTGCGGACCTTCCTCTACCAGGGTTTCAACGCGGACGAACAGAACCGGCGGGTCTTCGACGGACTCATACCGCACGTGGCGGGGGCCGGTCGGGGCAGCTTCAACCACCGGTTCGCCCAGCCGTCGCGGGACGCCCAGCCCTTCTCCAACTTCTTCTATCCCACCGACATCTTTCCCTTCACCGGCAGGGCCCAGACCGACCCGGTGACGGGGAAGACCGACGGACTTCTGATCCACTTCGCCCGGCCCGAGCTTTGCCCCAAGATCTTCTACACCAACTCCTCCTACGAATATTGGGGCCGCGCCTCTTCCCTGATTCACACCACCGTGGACGGAACCCGGGACGTGGAGTTCATGGACCAGGTTCGCCACTATCATTTTACGGGCAGCCAGCATGGCGTGGGACCCTTCCCTCCTTCCCGATCCAGGGGGCAGCAACTGGACAATCCGCTGGATTTCCGCTGGGCGATGCGCGCCCTGCTCCTGGCCCTGGATCGGTGGGTGGCCGACGGAGCGACTCCGCCGCCGAGCCGGTATCCCCGCTTGGACGAGGCCACTCTGGTCCCGTTTCCCGAGTTCGAGTTTCCCCGGTTGCCGGGCATCCGGGTGCCCACCAGAATCCACCGTGCCTACCGGGTGGATTACGGCCCCCGGTTTCGTTCGGAGGGCATTGTGAGCTTCCAGCCGCCGCGAGTCGGCGCTCCCTTTCCGATCCTGGTGCCCAAGGTCGACGCCGACGGGAACGAGCTGGCGGGGATCCGCCTTCCGGAAGTGGCGGTCCCCCTGGCCACGTATGCGGGGTGGAACCTCTTCGGCCCCGGCCAGGGTCCGCCGACGGAAATCTGCAGCTTCCGCGGCTCCTACATTCCTTTCGCCCGGAGCAAGGAAGAGCGTCTCGAAGCGGGTGACCCCCGGCTCTCCATCGGGGAGAGATACGAGAGCCGTGACGAGTACCTGGGCCGGGTCACCGAAGTTGCCCTTGAACTCATGGATCAGGGATACCTGCTGTCACAGGATGTTCCCCTGGTCGTCAAGGGAGCCGCTGCCCGCTGGGACTATCTGATGCGCTGA
- a CDS encoding type II toxin-antitoxin system prevent-host-death family antitoxin — protein MIKANIAQAKARLSEYLQSVERGETVVLCRRNVPIAEIRPLPKLPMKKRPIGTDPGLKVPDSFFEPLPEDILRAFGSGGES, from the coding sequence ATGATCAAGGCAAACATCGCGCAAGCGAAAGCCCGTCTCTCAGAGTACCTCCAGAGCGTCGAACGGGGTGAGACGGTGGTCCTGTGTCGACGCAATGTGCCCATTGCCGAGATCCGACCCCTTCCAAAGCTGCCCATGAAGAAACGTCCGATCGGTACCGATCCGGGCCTGAAGGTGCCTGACAGTTTCTTCGAGCCGCTTCCTGAGGACATCCTCCGGGCTTTCGGAAGTGGTGGCGAGTCGTAG
- a CDS encoding FAD-binding protein, whose product MESESLSKTLESTLRSALRGEVRFDRISRAIYSTDASIYQIMPRGVVVPRCVEDVIRTVRTCRRYGVPITARGGGTSQAGQAIGSGLQLDFSKYMNRILALDVEGRTVVVEPGIVLDELNLALKPHGLVLPLDLSTANRATVGGAMANNSAGTRSVVYGKTIDYVLELDVVLSDGSVVHFAPVAKEDLDARCRSGDLEGHCYRMVRYLARRHADEIDRRYPKILRRVGGYNLDDFVPTAESFNLSRIMVGSEGTLGLAAAAKLRLVPLPKQRVLCSVQFDGVLDSLDAVSPILEHGPSAVELLDRFILDTTKGKTDYEPLRDFIQGDPGGVLLVEFTGDTVEELAGRVDRLEADLASRQMGSHFHRALEPDAQARIWRLRKAGLGLSMSQRGDAKAHSFVEDTAVAPENLKEYIRRFMEVLERHQTRAGFYAHASVGLLHVRPVVDLKTADGVEKFARIANEVADLVLRYGGALSAEHGDGLVRSPFQEKMYGPVLYQAFRRLKEAFDPTGVFNPGKIVDAPPITENLKFGTQYTTHEVETVFDFSDYGGISRAAEQCSGVGACRQSLRATMCPSYRATRDEVDVTRGRANALRLAISGQLGPDGLADKDLYPVLDLCLECKACKTECPTGVDMARLKSEFLHHYHARHGAPLGARVASRMDLLARLGSRLAPLSNWLSAASVSRWLNEKLLGLDRRRRLPEFAGRTFLDWWTRRNGVSGGADQGDVAIFADTFTNYFEPQHGVAAVRVARRLGARVVVPARVCCGRPLISKGFLRQAARQAEATTRTLIPLARRGIPIVFCEPSCYSAVCDDHPHLVSESMRERARAVARAARTFEEWCGQALEGLPEPEVGRLLGNGASESQQILLHGHCHQKALVGMEAAVGLLSKIPGVQVTPLDSGCCGMAGMFGYESKHYEVSRAVGELRLFPALREAASGTEVVAPGFSCRHQIDHFTDRQAVSSMELLASLMGEARTRP is encoded by the coding sequence ATGGAATCCGAATCCCTGAGCAAGACCCTCGAATCGACCCTCCGCTCCGCCCTCCGGGGGGAGGTCCGCTTCGACCGGATCTCCAGGGCCATCTACTCCACCGACGCCAGCATCTACCAGATCATGCCCCGGGGAGTGGTCGTCCCCCGGTGCGTTGAGGACGTGATCCGGACCGTCCGCACCTGCCGCCGCTACGGCGTCCCCATCACCGCCCGCGGCGGAGGGACCTCCCAGGCCGGCCAAGCCATCGGCAGCGGTCTCCAACTGGATTTCTCCAAGTACATGAACCGGATCCTGGCCCTGGACGTGGAGGGCCGAACCGTGGTGGTGGAGCCGGGGATCGTCCTGGACGAGTTGAACCTCGCCCTCAAACCCCACGGACTGGTCCTGCCGTTGGACCTCTCCACCGCAAACCGCGCCACGGTGGGAGGCGCCATGGCCAACAACTCGGCCGGGACCCGGTCCGTGGTCTACGGCAAGACCATCGACTACGTCCTGGAGCTGGACGTGGTGCTCTCGGACGGGAGCGTGGTCCACTTCGCACCCGTGGCGAAGGAAGACCTGGACGCCCGCTGCCGGAGCGGGGACCTGGAGGGTCACTGCTACCGGATGGTGCGGTACCTGGCGCGCCGCCACGCTGACGAGATCGACCGGCGCTATCCCAAGATTCTGCGCCGGGTCGGCGGCTACAACCTGGACGACTTCGTCCCGACGGCCGAGTCCTTCAACCTCTCGCGAATCATGGTGGGATCGGAGGGGACGCTGGGACTGGCCGCGGCGGCCAAGCTGCGCCTGGTCCCCCTTCCCAAGCAGCGGGTGCTCTGCTCGGTCCAGTTCGATGGGGTCCTGGACTCCCTGGACGCCGTTTCGCCCATTCTGGAGCACGGCCCGTCGGCGGTGGAGCTCCTGGACCGCTTCATCCTGGATACCACCAAGGGCAAGACTGATTATGAACCGCTGCGCGACTTCATCCAGGGAGACCCCGGAGGGGTCCTGCTGGTGGAGTTCACGGGGGACACGGTGGAAGAGCTCGCCGGCCGGGTCGACCGCCTGGAAGCGGACCTGGCGAGCCGGCAAATGGGCAGCCACTTTCACCGGGCGCTGGAGCCGGATGCCCAGGCCCGCATCTGGCGGTTGCGCAAGGCGGGGCTCGGCCTGTCCATGTCGCAACGGGGAGACGCCAAGGCCCATTCCTTCGTGGAGGACACGGCGGTGGCGCCGGAGAACCTCAAGGAGTACATCCGGCGCTTCATGGAGGTGTTGGAGCGCCACCAGACCCGGGCGGGTTTCTACGCCCACGCCTCGGTCGGCCTGCTTCATGTCCGGCCCGTCGTGGATCTCAAGACCGCGGACGGAGTGGAGAAGTTCGCCCGCATTGCCAACGAAGTCGCGGACCTGGTCCTGAGGTACGGCGGCGCCCTTTCCGCCGAGCATGGCGACGGCCTGGTCCGGAGCCCGTTTCAGGAGAAGATGTACGGCCCGGTCCTGTACCAGGCCTTCCGCCGGCTCAAGGAGGCCTTCGACCCCACCGGCGTCTTCAATCCGGGCAAGATCGTGGACGCGCCGCCCATCACCGAGAACCTCAAGTTCGGGACTCAATACACGACGCACGAGGTGGAGACCGTCTTCGACTTCTCCGACTACGGAGGCATTTCACGGGCCGCCGAGCAGTGCAGCGGGGTCGGCGCCTGCCGGCAGAGCCTGCGAGCCACCATGTGCCCCTCCTACCGGGCCACCCGGGACGAGGTGGACGTCACCCGCGGCCGGGCCAACGCTCTGCGGCTGGCCATCTCGGGTCAATTGGGTCCCGACGGGTTGGCCGACAAGGACCTGTATCCGGTCCTGGACCTCTGCCTGGAGTGCAAGGCCTGCAAGACCGAGTGTCCCACCGGCGTGGACATGGCCCGGCTCAAGAGCGAGTTTCTGCACCACTACCACGCCCGCCACGGCGCTCCCCTCGGGGCTCGCGTCGCCTCCCGCATGGATCTGCTGGCGCGCCTGGGAAGCCGTCTGGCGCCGCTGTCCAATTGGCTCTCGGCCGCCTCCGTGAGCCGCTGGTTGAACGAGAAGCTGTTGGGACTGGACCGCCGGCGCCGGCTTCCCGAATTCGCCGGCCGGACCTTTCTGGACTGGTGGACCCGCCGGAATGGAGTCTCTGGGGGCGCGGACCAGGGTGACGTGGCCATATTCGCCGACACCTTCACCAACTACTTCGAGCCGCAGCATGGAGTGGCCGCGGTGCGGGTGGCCCGCCGCCTGGGAGCCCGGGTCGTGGTGCCGGCCCGGGTCTGTTGCGGGCGGCCCCTCATCTCCAAGGGATTCCTGCGGCAGGCGGCGCGGCAGGCCGAAGCCACCACCCGGACCCTGATCCCCCTGGCGCGGCGGGGGATCCCGATCGTCTTCTGCGAGCCCAGTTGTTATTCGGCCGTCTGCGACGACCATCCGCACCTGGTGTCCGAATCCATGCGGGAACGGGCTCGAGCCGTGGCCCGGGCGGCCCGAACCTTCGAGGAATGGTGCGGTCAGGCGCTGGAGGGTCTGCCGGAACCGGAGGTCGGCAGGCTGTTGGGCAACGGAGCTTCAGAATCCCAACAGATTCTGCTCCATGGCCACTGCCATCAAAAGGCTCTGGTGGGAATGGAGGCGGCCGTCGGGCTACTGTCGAAAATCCCGGGAGTTCAGGTCACACCTTTGGACAGCGGCTGCTGCGGCATGGCCGGGATGTTCGGATACGAGAGCAAGCACTACGAGGTGTCCCGCGCGGTGGGAGAACTGCGCCTCTTTCCAGCTCTCAGAGAAGCCGCCTCCGGCACCGAGGTGGTGGCGCCCGGTTTCTCCTGCCGGCATCAGATCGATCACTTCACGGATCGACAGGCGGTCTCCTCCATGGAACTGCTGGCGTCGCTGATGGGAGAAGCCAGGACTCGGCCCTGA
- a CDS encoding SLC13 family permease — MDPSRQAISDPVLALVGFFAVVVLLLFLAARWKWHVFLALMVPLLLLGLMPGVNRSVFIQAFQEGFGNTLGKIGVVIVLGSIIAEFLRHTGAIQVITRSMVNLAGAHRMPLALTLSGFVLGVAIFSDVAYVILNPLVHSAARVMGVGMGVMSIGLVSAIQLTHAVVPPTPGPLAAAALVGADIGRTIIYGGLACLAGSLAGWVWGQYLVGPRLKTLPSEEFSKDPASEEEGAGYPGTLRSYAPIAIPVVLISSQSVVRFLLEEGHPARRILEYLGWPVIALSIGLVLAWWNIRSSEDRKSARSGWIEDGLRASAMILVVTGLGGSLSAILKATPAVGVLAEAFAASGLPAILLPFVIGILGNMITGSTTVGVITAASLVAPMLDDLSLSPEAAMLAGACGSVIIKYVNSSYFWVCTSLSGLPVREAIWGYGGGTLVGGGVSFAVVYLLWAVGIL; from the coding sequence ATGGATCCTTCCCGGCAGGCCATCTCCGATCCCGTCCTCGCGCTAGTCGGCTTCTTCGCCGTCGTGGTGCTGCTCCTCTTCCTGGCGGCCCGCTGGAAGTGGCACGTCTTCCTGGCCCTCATGGTCCCCCTCCTCCTGCTGGGCCTGATGCCGGGAGTAAACCGGTCCGTCTTCATCCAGGCCTTCCAGGAGGGCTTCGGCAACACCCTGGGGAAGATCGGAGTGGTCATCGTTCTGGGCTCGATCATCGCCGAGTTCCTCAGGCACACCGGGGCCATCCAGGTCATCACCCGGTCCATGGTGAACCTGGCGGGAGCCCACCGCATGCCCTTGGCCCTGACCCTGAGCGGCTTCGTGCTGGGGGTGGCCATCTTCTCGGACGTGGCCTACGTCATCCTGAACCCCCTGGTCCACTCCGCGGCCCGGGTCATGGGCGTCGGCATGGGGGTCATGTCCATCGGACTGGTGTCCGCGATCCAGTTGACGCACGCCGTGGTCCCTCCCACGCCGGGTCCGCTGGCGGCCGCGGCCCTGGTGGGCGCCGACATCGGCCGGACCATCATCTACGGCGGCCTCGCCTGCCTGGCCGGTTCCCTGGCCGGATGGGTCTGGGGCCAGTACCTGGTGGGACCCCGCCTCAAGACCCTTCCTTCCGAGGAGTTCTCGAAGGATCCGGCCTCGGAGGAGGAAGGCGCGGGTTATCCGGGCACCCTGCGGTCCTACGCCCCCATCGCGATTCCGGTGGTGTTGATTTCGAGCCAGAGCGTGGTCCGTTTCCTGCTGGAGGAGGGTCACCCGGCGCGCCGGATCCTGGAGTACCTGGGATGGCCCGTGATCGCCCTTTCCATCGGACTGGTCCTGGCCTGGTGGAACATCCGGAGTTCCGAGGACCGGAAGTCCGCCAGATCCGGTTGGATCGAGGACGGGCTCCGGGCCTCCGCCATGATCCTGGTGGTCACCGGCCTGGGCGGATCCCTGAGCGCCATCCTCAAGGCGACGCCGGCGGTGGGAGTGCTGGCCGAGGCCTTCGCGGCGTCGGGACTGCCGGCCATTCTTCTGCCCTTCGTCATCGGCATTCTCGGGAACATGATCACCGGGTCCACCACGGTGGGCGTCATCACGGCGGCGTCCCTGGTGGCGCCCATGCTGGACGACCTCTCGCTGTCGCCCGAAGCCGCCATGCTGGCCGGTGCCTGCGGGTCCGTGATCATCAAGTATGTCAACAGCAGCTATTTCTGGGTCTGCACGTCGTTGAGCGGACTGCCGGTGAGAGAAGCCATCTGGGGCTACGGCGGCGGCACGCTGGTGGGAGGAGGAGTCTCCTTCGCCGTGGTCTATCTGCTGTGGGCGGTGGGGATCCTCTGA
- a CDS encoding aminotransferase class V-fold PLP-dependent enzyme codes for MSDFEVHRSGRHFLQIPGPTNVPERILRAMSRATEDHRGPELASLTLRVLRRLRDVFRTRGPVLLYPSSGTGAWEAALVNTLSPGERVLMFETGHFAVLWSQLAGRLGLEVELVRGDWRRGVDPAEVESRLSRDASHRIRAVGMVHNETSTGVTSDVAAIRQAMDRAGHPALLLVDTISSLGSIDYRHDEWGVDVTVAASQKGLMLPPGLGLNALSEKALAAAGQARSPRSYWDWKPALKENAKGFFPYTPASNLLYGLDAALDMLLEEGLENVFARHSRLAEATRRAVQGWGLELQALDPGEYSDSLTAVRVPGGHDADRLRKLILERFDMSLGTGLGKVKGRVFRIGHLGDFNELMLAGTLCGVEMGLDLAGVPHRAGGVGAALQYLARTP; via the coding sequence ATGTCTGACTTCGAGGTGCACCGTTCCGGTCGCCATTTCCTCCAGATTCCGGGTCCCACCAACGTTCCCGAACGGATCCTGCGCGCCATGTCCCGCGCCACCGAGGACCATCGGGGACCGGAACTGGCAAGCTTGACCCTGCGGGTCCTGCGCCGTCTCCGGGACGTGTTCCGGACCCGGGGCCCGGTTCTCCTCTACCCCTCCTCCGGGACCGGCGCCTGGGAAGCGGCCCTGGTGAACACGCTCTCTCCCGGGGAGCGCGTGCTGATGTTCGAGACCGGTCACTTCGCGGTCCTCTGGTCCCAACTGGCCGGCCGCCTGGGGCTGGAGGTCGAGCTGGTGCGGGGAGACTGGCGCCGCGGGGTCGACCCGGCCGAAGTCGAGTCCCGGTTGTCCCGGGACGCCTCCCACCGAATTCGGGCCGTGGGGATGGTGCACAACGAGACCTCCACCGGGGTCACCAGCGACGTGGCGGCGATCCGTCAAGCCATGGACCGCGCGGGGCACCCGGCCCTGCTCCTGGTGGACACCATCTCCTCCCTGGGCTCCATCGACTACCGCCACGACGAGTGGGGGGTCGACGTGACCGTGGCCGCCTCCCAGAAGGGGCTGATGCTGCCGCCCGGCCTGGGATTGAACGCCCTGAGCGAAAAGGCGCTGGCCGCCGCCGGGCAGGCCCGGTCGCCGCGGTCGTACTGGGACTGGAAGCCGGCATTGAAGGAGAACGCCAAGGGGTTCTTCCCCTACACTCCCGCATCGAATCTCCTCTACGGGCTGGACGCGGCCCTGGACATGCTCCTGGAGGAGGGTCTGGAGAACGTCTTCGCCCGTCATTCCAGGTTGGCCGAGGCCACGCGGCGGGCGGTCCAGGGCTGGGGTCTGGAACTCCAGGCGCTCGACCCGGGCGAATACTCCGATTCTCTGACGGCGGTGCGGGTCCCCGGCGGTCACGACGCGGACCGGCTGCGGAAGCTGATCCTGGAGCGTTTCGACATGTCTCTGGGGACGGGACTGGGAAAGGTGAAGGGGCGGGTCTTCCGGATCGGACACCTGGGCGACTTCAACGAGTTGATGCTGGCCGGGACCCTCTGCGGCGTGGAGATGGGTCTGGATCTGGCGGGCGTCCCCCATCGCGCGGGCGGCGTCGGCGCGGCGCTGCAGTACCTGGCCCGAACCCCTTGA
- a CDS encoding RidA family protein has translation MQASRRTVIEPEGIPAPAGQYSEAIRARGGHFLFIAGQVAQNSKGEIIGKGDAEAQTRQVFTNLGLILKSAGASFRDVVEFTTYLVGVESVRPFLKARSELFVDLYPNADYPANTLINIESLGGSDALVEIKAVAVLP, from the coding sequence ATGCAGGCATCACGCAGAACCGTCATCGAGCCGGAGGGGATTCCGGCGCCGGCGGGCCAGTACTCCGAGGCCATCCGTGCGCGGGGAGGTCATTTCCTGTTCATCGCCGGACAGGTGGCCCAGAATTCCAAGGGAGAGATCATCGGCAAGGGGGATGCCGAGGCGCAGACCCGGCAGGTTTTCACCAATCTGGGACTCATCCTGAAGAGCGCGGGCGCCTCGTTTCGGGACGTGGTGGAATTCACCACCTACCTGGTGGGTGTCGAATCCGTGCGGCCCTTCCTGAAAGCGCGGTCCGAGCTCTTCGTGGACCTCTACCCCAACGCCGACTATCCCGCCAACACCTTGATCAACATCGAGTCCCTGGGCGGCTCCGACGCCCTGGTGGAAATCAAGGCCGTGGCGGTCCTTCCTTGA
- a CDS encoding YceI family protein: MRVRCRFTVGGSFDAATSAISGTLRQTGPEASYAGTLRVDLVPLDTGIELRNNHLRETYLEVARGERFRHAALTGIELAVPLPPDAARHKTPFSGTLSLHGVERAIAGKAELSRRDGRLHVQAAFSLSLKVFDIPPPRYLGVGVRDEVGILVTFDAVSGNSPAGGPQ, from the coding sequence GTGCGGGTCCGCTGCCGCTTCACCGTCGGCGGCAGCTTCGACGCCGCCACGTCGGCGATTTCCGGAACCTTGCGGCAAACCGGGCCCGAAGCGTCCTATGCGGGCACGCTCCGGGTCGATCTCGTCCCCCTCGACACCGGCATCGAACTGCGCAACAACCACCTGCGGGAGACCTATCTGGAGGTGGCCCGCGGTGAGCGGTTCCGGCACGCCGCCCTGACCGGCATCGAACTGGCTGTCCCGCTCCCGCCGGACGCCGCCCGCCACAAGACGCCGTTCTCGGGAACGTTGTCGCTGCACGGAGTCGAAAGGGCCATCGCGGGCAAGGCGGAACTGAGCCGGCGCGACGGGCGGCTTCACGTGCAGGCGGCGTTCTCGTTGAGCCTGAAGGTATTCGACATCCCCCCTCCCCGCTATCTGGGCGTCGGTGTGCGCGACGAGGTCGGAATCCTCGTCACCTTCGACGCGGTCAGCGGCAACTCTCCCGCCGGTGGACCCCAATGA